GCGCTTCGGGTCTTCCGTTCTTGGACGATCCGTCATATCCAAATCAGACTCAATACTGCGCACAGTTCGAACAAAGagtttcgtgattggattGGATCCGATGCAATACCGCGTTAGATTCATCAGGCCACGACCCTCAACAACAACCGCTCAAACATGCACAGACAAACGAACAAGGAGGTCCTCAAAAGTTCCAAAGAGActgcagtcacgaatcgtgaatacgaCTGGAAAATATTGTTACATCTAGCATTCCATGCAAGTCCAGGATCCAGAGGGCGGCAACAGTTTAGAAAGGGTCGGCATCGaccgagcacgagcacgacaACGTAGGAGATTCCGAAGACAAACCAAACTAGGACGAGGACGTCGACTTTTccttttgctgctgttgctgcttcttTTGAGCTTGCTGACCCTTCATTGCAGAGCTTCGCTCGTAGTGCATCCAGATGGGCAAGGTAAGCATAACGACGGCGAGCCAAGCCCAGAGAATACCGAACCATTTCAGcatctcgactcgctcgccgacgTCAAAGATGATCTTTACATAGATCTGGCGAATGCTATAGAAGGGCATCGAATAGCCATATTTGTAGAACGATGGAGAGAGCTCGATCGGAAGGTTGGCAACCGACacgttgatgatgatccAGAaaacaagcgtgaagccGATAAAGCGGGGCCCGACGATAGAGATGAAGCACTCGGTGACGAAACCAAGTACGCACATGGCGATGAAGGTAGCGCACCACCAAGTCATGAATCCTGCACCATAGCTGAAGGTGCGTCCGAAGGGCACCTCGAAAGGAATATTGAGGAGAGAGATCATGagcgacaagaagaagtAGCACACAAGCGGAGCCGCAAAGCGCATTGCAACAAGCGATCGGAAGCGCAGATACGGTTGCAGAGCTTGCCTGGCGCCAAAATTTGCCATAGTAAAGACGAATGCCAAAATGCATTGGTAGATAAGACCAACCACCAACACTGCAATGGCAACGGGCACATCGTAAGGGCGCAGGTCACGTTGATTGAGGATAATGGGTTGCGTGATCGTCTGTGGGGCGTTGGCCAGATTGCTGATGGCGGTCTGGTTACCAGCTACCGTGGAAAGATATTGTGCAGCCATTtgcgagctgagctgagcgacGGCCTTGTTGAGCGTTGTCATGGCGGGAGAGAGCACCATAGATGGAACCACCTGAAAGTTGCGTGAAGTGGCGTATGTGAGTGATACAAGTGAGCGAGG
This region of Mycosarcoma maydis chromosome 23, whole genome shotgun sequence genomic DNA includes:
- a CDS encoding uncharacterized protein (related to SNG1 protein involved in resistance to nitrosoguanidine and 6-azauracil) translates to MSSVQRTSSHTSAGASSTALSSPTHHKEMNTDETTNTATPACQPPQIGQETFWSPRLKVQRGAYLKAVGGAAMLIMVVIWTIVSIYWGSVYKEIDLSPNLNAWVINRDTGAVGSAVQQALLDTNNSAARPRSTWTVIDPARFPTQDQIDYEVTNALSTWLVVTVVENATAKLEQARANGDSSWDPRSLVSLTYATSRNFQVVPSMVLSPAMTTLNKAVAQLSSQMAAQYLSTVAGNQTAISNLANAPQTITQPIILNQRDLRPYDVPVAIAVLVVGLIYQCILAFVFTMANFGARQALQPYLRFRSLVAMRFAAPLVCYFFLSLMISLLNIPFEVPFGRTFSYGAGFMTWWCATFIAMCVLGFVTECFISIVGPRFIGFTLVFWIIINVSVANLPIELSPSFYKYGYSMPFYSIRQIYVKIIFDVGERVEMLKWFGILWAWLAVVMLTLPIWMHYERSSAMKGQQAQKKQQQQQKEKSTSSS